The following coding sequences lie in one Arthrobacter sp. PGP41 genomic window:
- a CDS encoding MFS transporter, with amino-acid sequence MSLSNTPAPLGRGAAGPEEPTAALAEPTRKVTARWVTGLVLVNVGINAAFFGPINVFIGQQAISIDAPAKEAILSLVTACGAAVSLVANPLFGALSDRTTSRYGRRAPWVLAGAVLAAAALLAMSGAATVALMVLFWCLVQLGANAAYAAITAAVPDRVPVKQRGGVGGLAAMGQTLGILAGAVFGAAVSGNFMVGYWLCAAALLVSVLPYLFHRNDPALPKGKLPAFRPGEFVRGFWVSPRAYPDFAWAWLTRFLVNVGNQLTIVYLLFFLRDIIRHEDPAAGVLVLTGIYAVMVMVTAVVAGPWSDRVGRRKPFVIGSSITIAMAGAIMAFFPVWPGALAGAAVLGIGFGAYLAVDFALLTQVLPFAVDRGKDMGIINVANSLPQVVAPFLAFMAVAYGGGYRSLFVTAAVIGLLGAVFVVKIKSVR; translated from the coding sequence ATGAGCCTGTCCAACACTCCCGCGCCACTTGGACGCGGTGCCGCGGGACCCGAGGAGCCGACGGCGGCGCTCGCCGAGCCGACGCGAAAGGTCACCGCGCGGTGGGTCACCGGGCTGGTGCTTGTGAACGTGGGCATTAACGCCGCCTTCTTTGGGCCTATCAATGTCTTCATTGGACAGCAGGCGATCAGCATCGACGCACCCGCCAAGGAAGCGATCCTTTCCCTCGTGACGGCGTGCGGCGCTGCGGTCTCGCTGGTGGCAAATCCGCTTTTCGGTGCCCTCTCCGACCGCACCACCTCCCGCTATGGCCGCCGTGCCCCGTGGGTGTTGGCCGGTGCCGTGCTGGCAGCCGCCGCCCTCCTTGCGATGTCCGGGGCAGCCACCGTGGCGCTCATGGTGCTCTTCTGGTGCCTCGTCCAGCTCGGTGCCAACGCCGCGTACGCTGCCATCACGGCGGCCGTCCCGGACCGGGTGCCGGTCAAGCAGCGCGGCGGAGTCGGCGGCCTGGCCGCCATGGGCCAGACCCTGGGGATCCTTGCCGGCGCCGTGTTCGGCGCCGCGGTGTCCGGAAACTTCATGGTGGGCTATTGGCTCTGCGCTGCAGCCCTTCTCGTGTCGGTGCTGCCCTACCTCTTCCACCGGAACGATCCTGCGCTGCCCAAAGGCAAGCTCCCGGCGTTCCGGCCGGGAGAATTCGTCCGAGGCTTCTGGGTCAGCCCCCGGGCCTACCCGGACTTCGCCTGGGCCTGGCTGACACGCTTCCTGGTGAACGTGGGCAACCAGCTGACCATTGTCTACCTGCTCTTCTTCCTTCGCGACATCATCAGGCACGAGGACCCGGCGGCGGGAGTGCTGGTCCTCACCGGCATCTATGCGGTGATGGTGATGGTCACCGCGGTGGTGGCCGGCCCCTGGAGTGACAGGGTGGGCCGGCGCAAGCCCTTCGTCATCGGTTCTTCCATCACCATCGCCATGGCGGGCGCCATCATGGCTTTCTTCCCGGTGTGGCCCGGAGCCCTGGCCGGCGCGGCAGTCCTGGGCATTGGCTTCGGGGCGTACCTGGCGGTGGACTTCGCACTGCTGACCCAGGTCCTCCCCTTTGCCGTGGACCGGGGAAAGGACATGGGCATCATCAACGTGGCCAATTCCCTGCCCCAGGTGGTGGCCCCGTTCCTGGCGTTTATGGCTGTGGCGTACGGGGGCGGTTATCGCTCCCTGTTCGTCACCGCTGCCGTCATCGGCCTGCTCGGGGCGGTTTTTGTGGTGAAAATCAAGAGCGTCCGCTGA
- the rraA gene encoding ribonuclease E activity regulator RraA, whose protein sequence is MNAAPTPAEGTAVNTADLYDERGDELASISLQFQSLGGRSHFSGRARTIRCFQDNALVKSTLAAPGNGSVLVVDGGGSLATALMGDMIAESAVANGWAGVVINGAIRDREAIAQLDLGVKALGSNPRKSAKDGAGEVDVDVEIGDVTIRTGAMIWCDPDGILVER, encoded by the coding sequence ATGAACGCAGCGCCCACGCCCGCGGAGGGCACCGCTGTCAATACCGCAGACCTCTACGACGAACGCGGCGATGAACTGGCATCGATATCGTTGCAGTTCCAGTCCCTGGGCGGCCGCTCGCACTTCAGCGGCCGGGCGCGGACCATCCGCTGCTTCCAGGACAACGCTCTGGTGAAATCAACCTTGGCCGCGCCGGGTAACGGCAGCGTGCTGGTGGTGGATGGCGGCGGCTCGCTGGCCACGGCCCTGATGGGGGACATGATCGCCGAAAGCGCCGTGGCAAACGGCTGGGCCGGCGTCGTCATTAACGGCGCAATCCGGGACCGGGAAGCCATCGCCCAACTGGATCTCGGCGTGAAGGCCTTGGGCAGCAACCCGCGCAAGAGCGCCAAGGACGGCGCCGGCGAAGTTGATGTGGATGTGGAGATCGGCGACGTGACCATCCGAACGGGAGCCATGATCTGGTGCGACCCTGACGGCATCCTGGTGGAACGGTAG
- a CDS encoding sugar porter family MFS transporter: protein MPTAQEQTTARIPQRVIWLALAGAVGGFLFGFDSSVVNGAVDAMKDEFALSEAVTGFAVAIALLGCAAGAFLAGKVADHYGRIPAMKLGALLFLVSALGTGFAFGVWDLIFWRLVGGLGIGLASVIAPAYISEISPRHVRGRLASLQQLAITTGIFAALLSDALLATSAGGADQPYWLGIEAWRWMFLAAALPAVVYGWVAFTLPESPRFLVFLGKEDEARAVFDSIAPAEDTDRHIREIQDAIEEDKLAGQKGSLRGRTFGLQAVVWVGIVLSVLQQFVGINVIFYYSTTLWKAVGFQEKDSLAISVATSVTNILVTLVAIALVDRIGRRPILLAGSVGMAVSLGAMALAFSTAVGSGSEISLPGVWGPVALVAANVFVVSFGASWGPLVWVLLGEIFPSRIRARALGLAAAAQWVANFVITLSFPVMAAGSLPLTYAMYALFAAASFFFVMFKVPETNGMSLEQAETLFVAKGSTRA, encoded by the coding sequence ATGCCCACTGCACAGGAGCAGACAACCGCCCGGATACCGCAGCGGGTGATCTGGCTGGCGCTCGCGGGGGCGGTGGGCGGATTCCTGTTCGGCTTCGATTCGTCGGTGGTCAACGGCGCGGTAGATGCCATGAAGGACGAGTTCGCACTGTCCGAGGCCGTGACCGGCTTCGCGGTGGCCATCGCGCTGCTGGGATGCGCTGCCGGCGCGTTCCTTGCGGGCAAGGTGGCGGACCACTACGGGCGCATTCCCGCCATGAAGCTTGGTGCTCTGCTCTTCCTGGTCAGCGCGCTGGGCACCGGCTTTGCCTTCGGCGTCTGGGACCTGATCTTCTGGCGCCTGGTGGGCGGGCTCGGAATCGGCCTGGCTTCGGTGATCGCCCCCGCCTACATCTCGGAGATCTCGCCGCGGCACGTAAGGGGCCGGCTGGCCTCGCTGCAGCAGCTGGCCATCACCACGGGTATCTTCGCAGCCCTGCTGTCCGATGCGCTCCTGGCCACCAGCGCCGGCGGCGCCGACCAGCCCTACTGGCTGGGGATCGAGGCCTGGCGCTGGATGTTCCTGGCCGCAGCCCTGCCCGCCGTGGTGTACGGCTGGGTGGCGTTCACTCTTCCCGAGTCGCCGCGCTTCCTGGTGTTCCTGGGCAAGGAGGATGAAGCGCGTGCGGTCTTTGACTCGATTGCTCCGGCAGAGGACACTGACCGGCACATCCGCGAGATCCAGGACGCCATCGAGGAGGACAAGCTGGCGGGCCAGAAGGGCTCCCTGCGCGGCCGGACCTTTGGCCTGCAGGCAGTGGTATGGGTGGGCATCGTCCTATCCGTTTTGCAGCAGTTCGTGGGCATCAACGTGATTTTCTACTACTCCACCACCCTGTGGAAGGCGGTGGGCTTCCAGGAGAAGGACTCCCTGGCCATCTCGGTGGCCACGTCCGTCACCAACATCCTGGTCACCCTGGTGGCCATTGCCCTGGTGGACCGCATCGGCCGCCGGCCCATCCTGCTGGCAGGCTCCGTGGGCATGGCCGTGTCGCTGGGCGCCATGGCCCTTGCCTTCTCCACCGCCGTGGGCTCTGGTTCGGAGATTTCCCTGCCCGGTGTGTGGGGTCCGGTGGCCCTGGTGGCTGCGAATGTTTTTGTGGTGAGCTTCGGCGCGTCCTGGGGACCGCTGGTGTGGGTGCTCCTGGGCGAAATATTCCCCTCCCGGATCCGTGCCCGCGCCCTTGGCCTGGCTGCGGCCGCGCAGTGGGTGGCGAACTTCGTGATCACGCTGAGCTTCCCGGTAATGGCCGCCGGCTCGCTGCCGCTGACCTATGCCATGTACGCGCTGTTCGCCGCGGCGTCGTTCTTCTTTGTCATGTTCAAGGTGCCTGAGACCAACGGCATGTCCCTGGAGCAGGCGGAGACCCTGTTCGTGGCCAAGGGCTCCACCCGCGCCTAA
- a CDS encoding GNAT family N-acetyltransferase — MSLAVECWSGDAQPRCLPRFLPRMSRQDGWRSQIEGVRVAASLRGKGLGNLMVRWAIDESRRRGCTLMQLTTHRSDVGRWATLTERASVGGRH, encoded by the coding sequence ATGTCTCTGGCGGTGGAATGCTGGTCCGGTGATGCGCAACCCAGGTGCCTGCCCCGTTTCCTCCCGCGTATGTCGCGGCAGGACGGCTGGCGCTCGCAGATCGAGGGCGTGCGGGTGGCCGCGAGCCTCCGTGGCAAAGGGCTCGGGAACCTGATGGTGCGGTGGGCCATCGATGAATCCCGGCGCCGCGGCTGCACGCTGATGCAGCTGACCACCCACCGCTCTGACGTCGGTCGGTGGGCGACATTAACTGAGAGAGCGTCGGTGGGTGGGCGACATTAA
- a CDS encoding mannitol-1-phosphate 5-dehydrogenase has product MKAVHFGAGNIGRGFVGLLLHDAGYEVVFADVAEDLISQLAAADSYAVHEVGENPAVRTVTNFRALNSTTQEAELVAEIATADIVTTAVGPHILKFVAPVIARGIVARGPGLPPLEVMACENAINATDILAKEVASQPGAAAGALDGKAVFANTAVDRIVPNQEPGQGLDVTVETFYEWVIDRTAFGDSAPVIPGATFVDDLSPYIERKLFTVNTGHASAAYFGFEAGLAKISEAMADQDVAEDVRAVLEETKQLLVSKHGFSNDEQEAYVQKILVRFSNPYLPDTVHRVGRAPLRKLSRHERFIGPAAELAERGIVPEALLGAIAAALRFNDPADAEATELAGILASSSPADATARITGLEPDHPLFNAVATLVEERQAEAAKAPA; this is encoded by the coding sequence GTGAAGGCTGTACATTTCGGGGCCGGAAACATCGGCCGCGGTTTTGTCGGGCTGCTCCTGCACGACGCCGGCTATGAGGTGGTGTTCGCGGACGTTGCCGAGGACCTCATCAGCCAGCTCGCTGCAGCGGACAGCTACGCGGTCCACGAGGTGGGGGAGAACCCTGCCGTGCGGACAGTCACCAATTTCCGGGCGCTGAACTCCACCACGCAGGAAGCGGAGCTCGTCGCGGAAATCGCGACGGCGGATATCGTCACCACCGCGGTGGGCCCGCACATCCTGAAGTTCGTGGCGCCCGTCATTGCCCGGGGCATCGTGGCAAGGGGCCCCGGTCTTCCGCCGCTGGAGGTGATGGCGTGCGAGAACGCTATCAACGCCACGGACATCCTCGCCAAGGAGGTTGCCTCCCAGCCGGGGGCAGCCGCCGGGGCGCTGGACGGGAAAGCCGTGTTTGCGAACACCGCGGTGGACCGGATTGTGCCCAACCAGGAACCAGGGCAGGGCCTGGACGTCACGGTGGAGACCTTTTACGAATGGGTCATCGACCGCACTGCCTTCGGTGATTCCGCACCGGTCATCCCTGGGGCCACCTTTGTGGATGACCTCTCGCCGTACATCGAGCGGAAGCTGTTCACTGTCAATACCGGCCACGCGTCGGCCGCCTACTTCGGGTTCGAGGCGGGCCTGGCGAAGATCTCCGAGGCCATGGCCGACCAGGACGTGGCCGAGGATGTCCGGGCGGTGCTGGAGGAAACCAAGCAGCTCCTGGTGAGCAAGCACGGTTTCAGCAACGACGAGCAGGAAGCCTACGTCCAGAAAATCCTGGTCCGGTTCTCCAACCCCTACCTGCCGGACACCGTCCACCGGGTGGGCCGTGCCCCGCTGCGGAAGCTAAGCCGGCACGAACGGTTCATCGGTCCCGCCGCCGAACTCGCGGAACGCGGCATTGTGCCGGAGGCGCTCCTGGGCGCCATCGCCGCAGCGCTGCGGTTCAACGATCCCGCCGACGCCGAGGCCACGGAACTGGCCGGCATCCTGGCCTCCTCCAGCCCGGCGGACGCTACCGCCCGCATTACCGGCCTGGAACCGGACCATCCACTGTTCAACGCCGTGGCAACCCTGGTGGAAGAGCGGCAGGCAGAGGCGGCCAAGGCCCCGGCCTGA
- a CDS encoding PTS mannitol transporter subunit IICBA has protein sequence MATETVAKPRTSARVHVQKFGTFLSGMIMPNIGAFIAWGIITALFIQKGWVPVPQLGGFGETDGKPNVGLVGPMITYLLPLLIAYTGGRMVYDVRGGVVGAIGTMGVIVGAGIPMFIGAMIMGPLGGWTMKKIDSLWEGKIRPGFEMLVNNFSAGIWGALLAMLGFYAIAPVVSAFSAGAGNVVQFLVDNGLLPLTSIFIEPAKVLFLNNAINHGVLTPLGVQQSLEQGKSILFLLEANPGPGLGILLAYMFFGRGAAKASAPGAAIIHFLGGIHEIYFPYVLMRPLLILAAIAGGMTGVATLAITGSGLVAPAAPGSIFAVLAQTSRDSYLGVILAVLLATTASFLVASIIMKTTKHSDEVDLNDATAKMEQMKGKKSSVASSLAGAGAAAGAGGVAVLAGPVRNIVFACDAGMGSSAMGASVLRNKIKAAGFPDVKVTNAAIANLRDDYDVVITHQDLTERAKPATSSAVHYSVDNFMSSPRYDEIVELVRKSNTEGGQASSAQAAEAPVDAAPGAGTHEILARESVVLNGSATTRDAAIDEAGRLLLDRGAVDEGYIAAMHEREQSVSTYMGSFLAIPHGTNAAKDHIRKSAVSVIRYPEGIDWNGKQVKFVVGVAGVNNEHLHILSAIAKVFTNKEQVARLEAATSVEEVLELFGKVNA, from the coding sequence ATGGCAACAGAGACAGTTGCAAAACCCCGCACCAGCGCGCGCGTGCACGTCCAAAAGTTCGGGACGTTCCTGTCCGGCATGATCATGCCCAACATCGGCGCCTTCATCGCCTGGGGCATCATCACGGCACTCTTCATCCAGAAGGGCTGGGTGCCTGTTCCCCAACTGGGTGGCTTCGGGGAGACGGACGGAAAGCCGAACGTTGGCCTCGTCGGGCCGATGATCACCTACCTGCTGCCCCTCCTGATTGCCTATACCGGCGGCCGGATGGTCTATGACGTCCGCGGCGGCGTGGTGGGCGCCATCGGCACAATGGGCGTGATTGTGGGTGCCGGCATCCCGATGTTCATCGGTGCCATGATCATGGGCCCGCTGGGCGGCTGGACCATGAAGAAGATCGACTCCCTCTGGGAGGGCAAGATCCGCCCCGGCTTCGAGATGCTGGTCAACAACTTCTCCGCGGGCATCTGGGGCGCCCTGCTGGCCATGCTTGGCTTCTATGCCATCGCTCCGGTGGTTTCTGCGTTCAGCGCGGGTGCCGGCAACGTGGTCCAGTTCCTGGTGGACAACGGCCTGCTGCCCCTGACCAGCATCTTCATCGAGCCGGCCAAGGTGCTGTTCCTCAACAACGCCATCAACCATGGCGTGCTCACTCCGCTGGGCGTCCAGCAGTCACTGGAGCAGGGCAAGTCCATCCTGTTCCTGCTTGAAGCCAACCCCGGCCCCGGCCTGGGCATCCTGCTCGCCTACATGTTCTTCGGCCGGGGAGCCGCCAAAGCTTCGGCTCCCGGTGCCGCGATCATCCACTTCCTCGGCGGCATCCACGAGATCTACTTCCCGTATGTGCTGATGCGGCCGCTGCTGATCCTTGCTGCGATCGCCGGCGGCATGACCGGTGTGGCCACCCTTGCCATCACAGGTTCGGGGCTGGTGGCGCCAGCCGCCCCCGGTTCCATTTTTGCGGTGCTCGCCCAGACCTCCCGCGACAGCTATCTCGGGGTGATCCTCGCGGTCCTGCTGGCCACGACGGCCTCCTTCCTGGTGGCCTCCATCATCATGAAGACCACCAAGCACAGCGACGAAGTGGACCTCAATGACGCCACCGCAAAGATGGAGCAGATGAAGGGCAAGAAGAGCTCCGTTGCCTCCAGCCTGGCCGGTGCCGGCGCGGCTGCCGGCGCGGGCGGCGTGGCCGTCCTGGCCGGGCCGGTGCGCAACATCGTGTTCGCGTGCGACGCCGGCATGGGCTCGAGTGCCATGGGCGCCTCGGTGCTGCGGAACAAGATCAAGGCGGCCGGGTTCCCGGACGTCAAGGTCACCAACGCGGCCATCGCCAACCTTCGCGACGACTACGACGTGGTGATCACCCACCAGGACCTGACGGAACGGGCCAAGCCGGCCACGTCCAGTGCCGTCCACTACTCGGTGGACAACTTCATGAGCAGCCCCCGCTACGACGAGATCGTGGAACTGGTGCGGAAGAGCAACACCGAGGGCGGGCAGGCAAGCAGTGCCCAAGCAGCCGAGGCTCCGGTGGATGCCGCCCCCGGTGCCGGCACGCACGAGATCCTGGCCCGCGAGAGCGTTGTGCTTAACGGATCGGCCACCACGCGCGACGCCGCGATCGACGAAGCCGGCCGGCTCCTGCTGGACCGCGGTGCGGTGGACGAGGGCTACATCGCGGCCATGCACGAGCGGGAGCAGTCCGTGTCCACCTACATGGGCAGCTTCCTGGCCATCCCGCATGGCACCAACGCCGCCAAGGACCACATCCGCAAGTCCGCGGTTTCCGTGATCCGGTACCCGGAGGGGATCGACTGGAACGGCAAGCAGGTCAAGTTCGTCGTGGGCGTCGCAGGAGTCAACAACGAACACCTGCACATCCTGTCCGCCATCGCGAAGGTCTTCACCAACAAGGAACAGGTTGCCCGGCTTGAGGCGGCCACCTCGGTGGAGGAAGTCCTGGAGCTCTTCGGAAAGGTCAACGCATAG
- a CDS encoding TetR/AcrR family transcriptional regulator, producing the protein MSLDGQLPPKMRLLRAAAELLANSAGAPVSTRQITQLAGVTAPTLYHHFGDKEGLFDAVVAAGFEDYVAGERDFAPSGQPLEDIRRMWDNHVQFGLNQPELYLVMFGNIRPESRPAIVADAEALMEEMLNKAAAAGQLNVQPREAARSILAANVGVTLMLIAEPASERNLELSTMTRDAMIFAVSAEPASGPAPGDAGRSSVVVAAIALNAALQASHSDQLSSSELKLFLEWLHRISTSS; encoded by the coding sequence ATGAGTTTGGATGGCCAGCTTCCCCCCAAAATGCGACTGCTCCGTGCTGCCGCGGAGCTGCTGGCGAACTCGGCGGGCGCTCCCGTCTCCACCCGCCAGATCACGCAGCTGGCGGGGGTCACAGCTCCCACGCTGTACCACCACTTCGGTGACAAGGAAGGTCTGTTTGACGCCGTCGTCGCCGCAGGGTTTGAAGACTACGTAGCGGGCGAGAGGGATTTCGCCCCCTCCGGACAGCCGCTCGAGGATATTCGGAGAATGTGGGACAACCATGTGCAGTTCGGGCTGAATCAACCGGAACTGTACCTGGTGATGTTCGGCAACATCCGCCCGGAAAGCCGCCCGGCGATCGTCGCAGACGCCGAGGCGCTCATGGAGGAGATGCTGAACAAGGCAGCGGCGGCGGGCCAGCTGAACGTCCAGCCCAGGGAAGCGGCCAGGTCCATCCTGGCGGCCAACGTGGGCGTGACGCTGATGCTGATTGCGGAGCCCGCCTCCGAGCGGAACCTCGAACTGTCCACCATGACCCGGGACGCCATGATCTTTGCGGTGTCAGCCGAGCCCGCCAGCGGCCCGGCCCCGGGAGATGCCGGGAGATCCTCGGTAGTAGTGGCAGCGATCGCCCTGAACGCCGCACTTCAGGCATCGCACTCTGACCAGCTTTCAAGCTCGGAGCTCAAGCTTTTCCTCGAATGGCTCCACCGCATCTCCACAAGCTCTTAA
- the ptsP gene encoding phosphoenolpyruvate--protein phosphotransferase — MQNFPGVGVSPGRVIGTIRQMPKPISEPPASEQLAAGTTAEEATAALKAASQAVHDELKDRAAHAIGDGKAVLEATALMAKDTMLIKGAAKLVARGTSAERAIWESGSSVSEMLHNLGGYMAERATDVLDVRARIVAELRGVPAPGIPASSTPFVLVAEDLAPADTATLDPNKVLALVTAGGGPQSHTAIIARSLGLPAVVAAVGVDELPDGTEVYVDGAAGNITSEPDESLRAAAEAWAATASLLAEFNGTGATADGHLVPLLANVGGGKDAEAAAKLGAQGVGLFRTEFCFLERDTEPSVEEQAAAYKSVFDAFPGKKVVLRTLDAGADKPLPFLTDSTEPNPALGVRGYRTDFTTPGVLDRQLEAIALAEKQSQADVWVMAPMISTAEEAARFASMCADAGIKTPGVMVEVPSAALTAEAILREVAFASLGTNDLTQYAMAADRQLGPLANLNTPWQPAVLRLVGLTVEGSRAEGNNKPVGVCGEAAADPALAVVLTGLGVSTLSMTARSLAAVAAVLKTVTLEEAQQLAKLALSAPSATEARAWVREKLPVLEELGL; from the coding sequence GTGCAGAACTTCCCAGGAGTAGGCGTCAGCCCAGGCCGCGTCATCGGCACCATCCGGCAGATGCCCAAACCCATCAGCGAACCTCCCGCCAGCGAGCAGCTGGCGGCGGGGACCACCGCGGAGGAAGCAACCGCAGCCCTGAAGGCGGCCTCCCAGGCCGTGCACGATGAACTGAAGGACCGCGCCGCCCACGCCATCGGTGATGGAAAGGCCGTCCTGGAGGCAACTGCGCTGATGGCCAAGGACACCATGCTCATCAAGGGTGCCGCCAAGCTGGTGGCCCGCGGCACGTCCGCCGAGCGCGCCATCTGGGAGTCCGGCTCCTCGGTCTCCGAAATGCTCCACAACCTGGGCGGCTACATGGCGGAACGCGCCACTGACGTCCTTGATGTCCGTGCCCGGATTGTCGCTGAGCTGCGTGGAGTGCCCGCACCCGGCATCCCGGCATCCAGCACACCGTTCGTCCTGGTGGCCGAGGACCTGGCGCCGGCGGACACCGCTACCCTGGACCCCAACAAGGTCCTCGCGCTCGTCACCGCCGGCGGCGGCCCGCAGTCCCACACGGCCATCATCGCCCGGTCCCTCGGCCTCCCCGCCGTTGTTGCCGCCGTGGGCGTGGATGAGCTCCCCGACGGCACCGAAGTCTACGTGGACGGCGCCGCCGGCAACATCACCTCCGAACCTGACGAATCCCTGCGCGCGGCAGCGGAAGCGTGGGCAGCCACGGCTTCCCTGCTGGCCGAGTTCAACGGCACGGGCGCGACGGCGGACGGCCACCTGGTGCCGCTGCTCGCCAACGTGGGCGGCGGCAAGGATGCCGAGGCGGCAGCCAAGCTGGGCGCCCAGGGCGTAGGCCTCTTCCGCACCGAGTTCTGCTTCCTGGAACGTGACACCGAACCCAGCGTTGAAGAGCAGGCCGCGGCCTACAAGAGCGTTTTTGACGCTTTCCCGGGAAAGAAAGTGGTCCTGCGCACGCTTGACGCCGGGGCCGACAAGCCGCTCCCGTTCCTGACCGACTCCACCGAGCCGAATCCTGCCCTGGGTGTCCGCGGCTACCGCACGGACTTCACCACCCCCGGCGTCCTGGACCGGCAGCTGGAGGCAATCGCCCTGGCGGAGAAGCAGTCCCAAGCGGACGTCTGGGTCATGGCCCCCATGATTTCGACGGCGGAAGAGGCTGCCCGGTTTGCCTCCATGTGCGCGGACGCCGGCATCAAGACCCCCGGCGTGATGGTGGAGGTCCCGTCCGCCGCCCTGACCGCCGAAGCCATCCTTCGGGAAGTTGCCTTCGCCAGCCTCGGCACCAATGACCTCACCCAGTACGCCATGGCCGCAGACCGCCAGCTCGGCCCGCTCGCCAACCTCAACACGCCCTGGCAGCCGGCCGTCCTGCGCCTCGTTGGCCTGACAGTCGAAGGGTCCCGCGCGGAAGGAAACAACAAACCCGTGGGCGTGTGCGGTGAGGCGGCGGCCGACCCTGCCCTCGCCGTCGTCCTTACCGGCCTGGGCGTAAGCACCCTGTCCATGACGGCCCGCTCGCTTGCTGCCGTGGCGGCGGTGCTGAAAACCGTCACACTCGAGGAAGCCCAGCAGCTGGCGAAACTTGCCTTGTCCGCTCCAAGCGCCACGGAAGCGCGGGCATGGGTCCGGGAGAAGCTGCCGGTCCTGGAAGAACTCGGCCTCTAG
- a CDS encoding alpha/beta fold hydrolase, whose translation MELSGGRDVEAGGLRGRLYASVLPAGAPNRPAYVLLHGIGVSHRYLARLHLELAREADVYTFDLPGFGKASRPPRQLQIDDFAEFVGAVLADSGVSSYVVVGHSMGAQFAVELALRKPGRVAGAVLMGPVVDSPRKTVTRQALALTRDALLRESLTSNAVVFSDYFRAGPRWYLTELPVMMAYPMEERLAGISQPCLVLRGAKDPIARRPWCERLAAIAQQGTVAEIPGQGHVLQHTAPGRAARAISGWVRALDGFGVTA comes from the coding sequence ATGGAACTTAGCGGCGGCCGGGATGTGGAAGCGGGCGGGCTTCGGGGCAGGCTTTACGCCTCAGTCCTTCCCGCGGGAGCCCCTAACCGGCCTGCCTACGTCCTGCTGCACGGCATCGGAGTTTCCCACCGGTACCTGGCCCGGCTGCATCTCGAGCTGGCCAGGGAAGCGGATGTCTATACATTCGACCTCCCGGGCTTCGGCAAGGCGTCAAGGCCGCCCCGCCAGCTCCAGATCGATGATTTTGCGGAGTTCGTGGGCGCTGTCCTGGCCGACTCCGGCGTTTCCAGCTATGTGGTTGTGGGGCATTCCATGGGCGCGCAGTTCGCGGTGGAACTGGCGCTCCGGAAACCCGGCCGGGTGGCCGGTGCCGTCCTGATGGGGCCGGTGGTGGATTCCCCCAGGAAGACTGTCACCAGGCAGGCGCTGGCCCTCACCCGCGACGCACTGTTAAGGGAGAGCCTGACATCGAACGCCGTCGTGTTCAGCGACTACTTCAGGGCCGGGCCGCGCTGGTACCTCACCGAACTGCCGGTCATGATGGCATACCCCATGGAGGAAAGGCTGGCCGGCATCAGCCAACCCTGCCTGGTCCTTCGCGGCGCCAAGGATCCCATTGCGCGCCGCCCCTGGTGCGAACGCCTCGCGGCCATTGCGCAGCAGGGCACAGTGGCTGAAATCCCGGGCCAGGGCCACGTTCTGCAGCACACTGCCCCTGGAAGGGCGGCCCGGGCCATCAGTGGCTGGGTTCGTGCACTGGATGGTTTCGGCGTGACCGCATAG
- a CDS encoding helix-turn-helix domain-containing protein, whose protein sequence is MALIAPRITGALPSEDAEKLGRALAGSDDITVFVDGTVHRLPPLARDAVVDLLHRFSRGEAVTVSSVEDMLTTSKAAELAGISHTYLRNMTDRGEIPVEYRGTHRRIPRAAITAWLEKQKKAEQPDEAKEPGNSA, encoded by the coding sequence ATGGCACTGATAGCTCCGCGGATCACTGGCGCCCTCCCGTCGGAGGATGCTGAGAAGCTGGGCCGGGCGCTTGCGGGCAGCGACGACATCACCGTCTTCGTGGATGGCACGGTCCATCGGCTGCCGCCACTGGCGAGGGACGCCGTCGTCGATCTCCTGCACCGCTTCAGCCGCGGCGAAGCGGTGACCGTCAGCAGCGTGGAGGACATGCTCACCACGTCCAAGGCAGCCGAGCTGGCGGGCATTTCCCACACGTACCTGCGCAACATGACGGACCGCGGGGAGATCCCGGTGGAGTACCGCGGCACCCACCGGCGGATTCCGCGGGCCGCCATAACGGCCTGGTTGGAGAAGCAGAAGAAGGCCGAACAACCTGACGAAGCGAAGGAACCAGGGAACAGCGCCTAG